A stretch of the Parabacteroides timonensis genome encodes the following:
- a CDS encoding phosphatidate cytidylyltransferase gives MKNLIIRALTGIIFVTILVGAICYHSISFLVIFSLITGLTLWEFYGLVKHYEDASIKRFIGSLGGVYLFAATFIYTNQLADGIVFLPYLLFLIYTFVAELYYKAPNPINNWSFTFFAQIYCAGTFSMLNFIAAIPDTPGTIVYSPLFVMAIFIFIWLNDTGAYLVGSLIGKRRLFERISPKKSWEGFFGGLAVVLGASQALAWYAPEISWYNWLGLSATVVIFGTWGDLIESLLKRTLGVKDSGNLLPGHGGMLDRFDSLMLAAPAAYIYIELFIRN, from the coding sequence TTGAAAAATCTGATAATACGAGCACTTACGGGTATAATCTTCGTCACAATCCTTGTCGGAGCTATATGCTACCATTCAATCTCTTTCCTTGTTATATTCAGTTTGATCACCGGATTAACGTTATGGGAGTTTTATGGTCTTGTAAAACATTATGAGGATGCTTCCATCAAACGATTTATTGGTTCGCTGGGAGGAGTCTATTTATTTGCTGCCACCTTCATTTACACCAACCAGTTGGCAGATGGAATTGTTTTTCTCCCTTACCTATTATTCCTTATATACACATTCGTAGCCGAACTGTATTATAAAGCCCCGAATCCAATCAATAACTGGTCTTTTACTTTTTTTGCACAGATCTATTGTGCAGGAACATTCTCTATGTTGAACTTCATTGCCGCCATACCCGATACACCGGGAACGATTGTTTACTCTCCACTGTTCGTTATGGCTATCTTTATTTTTATTTGGCTGAACGACACAGGAGCTTACCTGGTCGGCTCTCTAATTGGTAAAAGGAGATTATTTGAACGCATATCACCTAAAAAATCATGGGAAGGCTTCTTTGGCGGATTAGCGGTTGTACTGGGGGCATCACAGGCGTTGGCCTGGTATGCACCTGAAATCAGCTGGTATAATTGGTTAGGACTATCGGCCACAGTGGTTATATTCGGAACCTGGGGCGATTTGATCGAGTCGCTGTTAAAAAGAACATTAGGAGTAAAAGATTCCGGTAATCTCCTCCCCGGTCACGGCGGTATGCTTGACCGGTTCGACAGCCTGATGCTGGCAGCTCCTGCAGCCTACATTTATATAGAACTCTTTATTCGAAATTAA
- a CDS encoding helicase associated domain-containing protein yields MEPRGKIDKKSKVRKTRKPNKVSKKRNNKYRSTIAFFEKNNKWPSPTAKDPKELPLGQWIVRIRYLRNHFPERLPEKIIELVDRIDADKQQKSTEQWENNYYKLKDFVKNEKRWPLPSSTNPEENKLYNWCTTQKSVRNGILQGRLSDERIQMLDAIGFLWNKNRKKRSWNESFNMVKKYYIHNGRWPAHATDSEETRLAKWCSKMRAYKNGTDKTGKLTSSQIKKLTDLGFEWEINVTNNGRTEEQLNRIWFGRYTEFCDFITTHKRYPSTTTEEEKPLYSWWMRMAYLRRKGKLSNDRIQLLNSIGFKWGKGKNE; encoded by the coding sequence ATGGAACCAAGAGGTAAGATTGATAAAAAAAGCAAAGTTCGTAAAACACGTAAACCAAATAAAGTCAGTAAAAAACGAAATAATAAATATCGTTCTACTATTGCTTTTTTTGAAAAAAACAACAAATGGCCTTCACCCACTGCCAAAGACCCGAAAGAACTGCCTTTGGGACAATGGATCGTTCGAATCAGATATCTCAGAAATCATTTTCCCGAAAGATTACCAGAGAAAATCATTGAGCTGGTAGACAGAATCGATGCCGATAAACAACAAAAAAGCACTGAACAGTGGGAAAATAATTATTATAAACTGAAAGATTTCGTAAAGAATGAGAAACGTTGGCCATTGCCTAGTTCAACAAATCCGGAAGAGAACAAACTATACAACTGGTGTACTACCCAGAAAAGCGTGAGAAACGGTATATTGCAAGGTCGTTTGAGTGATGAACGTATTCAAATGTTGGATGCTATCGGATTTTTATGGAATAAAAACAGAAAAAAAAGAAGCTGGAATGAATCATTCAACATGGTCAAGAAATATTATATCCACAACGGAAGATGGCCGGCTCATGCTACAGACTCAGAAGAAACACGGTTAGCCAAATGGTGCAGTAAAATGAGAGCCTATAAAAATGGAACAGACAAAACCGGTAAACTGACTTCTTCACAAATTAAAAAATTAACCGACTTAGGTTTTGAATGGGAAATCAATGTAACAAACAATGGTCGTACGGAAGAACAGTTAAACAGAATATGGTTTGGCAGATATACCGAATTTTGTGACTTCATCACCACCCACAAACGATATCCTTCCACAACAACAGAGGAAGAAAAACCTCTTTATTCCTGGTGGATGAGAATGGCATACTTGAGAAGAAAAGGAAAACTAAGCAATGACCGTATCCAATTATTGAACAGTATAGGATTTAAATGGGGTAAAGGGAAGAACGAATAA
- a CDS encoding IMP dehydrogenase, giving the protein MAVYLNDVSRTFGEYLLIPGLTTKQCVPSNVSLKTALVKHNVNEKSSIELNIPFVSAIMQSVSGPELAIELARNGGLSFIFGSQPIASQADMVRRVKKFKAGFVISDSNLTPENTLADVIALVSKTEHSTIGVTDDGTPNGKLLGLVTSRDYRAEKDDPRTKVKEFMTPFSKLIVGEVGITLKEANQIIWDHKLNTLPIIDKDQNLAYFVFRKDYDSHRDNPNEMSGADKKLLVGAGINTRDYMERVPALVEAGVDVLCIDSSDGYSEWQYETLQWIKKEYGDKVKVGAGNVVDREGFMYLVEAGADFIKVGIGGGSICITREQKGIGRGQATALIDVAQARDEYKEKTGVYIPICSDGGLVHDYHMVLALAMGADFLMMGRYFARFDESPTKKLRIGNNYVKEYWGEGSNRAQNWQRYDMGGTESLKFEEGVDSYVPYAGKMKDNLNLTLGKIKATMCSCGATTIPDLQKNAKITLVSSTSIVEGGAHDVILKEQN; this is encoded by the coding sequence ATGGCAGTTTACTTAAACGATGTATCTAGAACCTTCGGAGAATACCTGCTTATTCCCGGCTTAACCACTAAACAGTGCGTACCTTCAAACGTTTCACTGAAAACAGCACTTGTGAAACATAATGTCAACGAAAAGTCCTCTATCGAACTAAACATCCCGTTTGTTTCGGCTATCATGCAATCGGTATCCGGTCCTGAACTGGCCATCGAGTTAGCCCGTAACGGAGGACTTTCATTTATTTTCGGATCACAGCCTATCGCCAGCCAGGCAGATATGGTACGCAGAGTGAAAAAATTTAAGGCCGGATTTGTAATCAGTGATTCAAACCTGACACCGGAAAACACACTGGCCGATGTAATCGCCCTGGTCAGCAAAACAGAACATTCCACAATCGGAGTTACCGACGACGGAACGCCTAATGGTAAACTGCTGGGACTTGTCACCAGCCGCGACTACCGCGCAGAAAAAGACGATCCCCGTACAAAGGTTAAAGAATTCATGACCCCTTTCTCTAAACTGATTGTTGGAGAAGTTGGTATCACACTGAAAGAAGCCAACCAGATTATCTGGGATCATAAACTGAATACATTACCGATCATAGATAAAGATCAGAATCTGGCTTATTTTGTATTCCGTAAGGATTATGACAGCCACCGCGACAATCCCAACGAAATGTCAGGAGCTGATAAAAAGTTATTAGTAGGTGCAGGCATCAATACCCGCGACTATATGGAGCGTGTACCTGCTCTTGTTGAAGCCGGAGTAGATGTACTGTGTATCGACTCTTCCGACGGTTATTCCGAATGGCAGTACGAAACACTGCAGTGGATTAAGAAAGAATACGGTGACAAAGTTAAAGTCGGTGCCGGAAATGTAGTAGACCGGGAAGGCTTTATGTATCTGGTGGAAGCCGGAGCCGATTTCATCAAAGTTGGTATCGGTGGCGGTTCTATCTGCATTACCCGCGAACAAAAGGGTATCGGTCGCGGACAAGCTACCGCCCTAATCGATGTAGCCCAGGCTCGCGATGAATATAAAGAAAAAACAGGTGTTTATATTCCTATTTGCAGCGACGGAGGTCTGGTACATGATTACCATATGGTTCTTGCCCTTGCCATGGGAGCCGACTTTCTGATGATGGGACGTTATTTTGCCCGCTTCGACGAGTCTCCTACAAAAAAACTACGTATCGGAAACAATTATGTGAAGGAATACTGGGGTGAAGGTTCAAACCGTGCCCAGAACTGGCAGCGTTACGATATGGGTGGAACTGAATCACTCAAATTCGAAGAAGGCGTAGATAGCTACGTTCCTTATGCAGGAAAGATGAAGGATAACCTGAACCTTACTTTAGGTAAAATCAAAGCTACTATGTGTAGCTGCGGAGCAACTACAATCCCTGACCTGCAAAAGAATGCAAAAATCACATTGGTATCTTCTACCAGTATCGTAGAAGGCGGTGCACACGATGTAATACTGAAGGAACAGAATTAA
- a CDS encoding M64 family metallopeptidase, with protein sequence MRTKISLFLIAALCSLSCLAQSDFNKYFNKKSLRIDFALSGNSEFQAAAIQQLREEPVWGGPVKNLIDKFNYGGYYVNIYDKNSNNLIYSRGFNTLFEEWRTTEQAKTETQSWTNSISVPYPKTTVVVEIAARDKADMQFHSLLKMDIDPTSIFIDRGKLKDNKVTQIQYKGDSSEKVDLVFIAEGYTAADQEKFVADAKKFTESLFNTPPYTTRREDFNIWAVNLVSEDAGTDTSGKGIYKNTALNSGYYTFGVDRYLTTPDMKSIRDAVWNVPCDAIFILVNTDTYGGGGMYNFYAIGTADNERTQHVFVHEFGHSFAGLADEYFSSEVAYQDFYNLKYEPWEPNITTLVDFESKWKDLLPANTPIPTPLDDAHKDKAGVFEGGGYISEGIYRPMDHCMMRDYAPFCPACSRAILRMIDFLSDRSY encoded by the coding sequence ATGAGAACAAAGATTTCCTTATTTCTAATTGCCGCCCTTTGCAGTCTTAGTTGTCTGGCACAGAGCGATTTTAATAAATACTTCAATAAAAAAAGTCTTCGGATAGACTTCGCTCTAAGCGGAAACTCCGAATTCCAGGCTGCTGCCATACAACAATTACGTGAAGAACCTGTATGGGGAGGCCCTGTGAAAAACCTGATCGACAAGTTCAACTATGGCGGTTATTATGTAAATATATATGATAAAAACAGTAACAACCTGATCTATTCGCGGGGATTCAATACGTTATTTGAAGAATGGCGCACCACAGAGCAGGCTAAAACGGAAACTCAATCGTGGACAAACAGTATTTCAGTTCCCTATCCTAAAACAACAGTTGTTGTTGAAATAGCCGCTCGAGACAAAGCCGATATGCAGTTTCATTCACTGCTTAAAATGGATATCGACCCGACCAGTATTTTTATTGACCGCGGTAAACTGAAAGATAATAAGGTGACTCAGATCCAATATAAGGGAGACTCCAGTGAAAAAGTGGACCTGGTATTTATTGCAGAAGGATATACGGCAGCCGATCAGGAAAAGTTCGTCGCCGATGCAAAAAAATTTACAGAATCCCTTTTCAATACACCTCCTTACACAACACGCCGGGAAGATTTCAATATCTGGGCGGTTAATCTGGTTTCTGAAGATGCAGGAACCGACACTTCGGGAAAAGGTATATATAAAAATACGGCATTGAACTCTGGTTATTACACTTTCGGTGTAGACCGTTATTTGACCACACCCGATATGAAATCAATCCGCGATGCTGTGTGGAATGTCCCGTGTGATGCCATATTTATTCTGGTTAATACCGATACTTATGGTGGTGGCGGTATGTATAATTTCTATGCAATCGGCACAGCCGATAATGAACGCACACAACATGTATTCGTCCATGAGTTTGGACATAGCTTTGCAGGGCTGGCTGATGAATATTTTTCTTCTGAGGTGGCTTATCAGGATTTTTACAATTTGAAATATGAGCCTTGGGAGCCTAACATTACGACACTAGTTGATTTTGAAAGCAAATGGAAAGATCTATTACCCGCTAACACTCCGATCCCGACACCACTTGATGATGCACATAAGGATAAAGCCGGCGTATTTGAAGGAGGTGGTTATATTTCGGAAGGAATCTATCGCCCGATGGATCATTGCATGATGCGCGATTACGCTCCTTTCTGCCCGGCATGTAGCCGTGCTATTTTGCGAATGATTGATTTCTTATCAGACAGAAGTTATTAA
- a CDS encoding pirin family protein, whose amino-acid sequence MKMVVDKANSRGYANHGWLKTHHTFSFANYYNPKRVHFGKLRVLNDDTVAPSEGFDTHPHKNMEVISIPLNGYLRHGDSIKNSKTITPGDLQVMSAGTGIFHSEFNDSAEQQLEFLQIWVFPREENTAPKYNNYDIRPLLKKNELSLVLSPDGETPAAINQDAWFSIGELDAGQIKEYKFHRQGMGVYLFVIEGEVEVSNTVLSRRDGAGFYDTDSITIEVLKDAKILLMEVPMQ is encoded by the coding sequence ATGAAAATGGTAGTAGACAAGGCGAACTCTCGCGGATATGCAAACCATGGATGGCTTAAAACACATCATACATTTAGTTTTGCTAATTATTATAATCCCAAGAGGGTACATTTTGGCAAACTACGCGTCCTGAATGACGATACGGTAGCTCCAAGCGAAGGTTTTGATACCCACCCGCATAAAAATATGGAAGTAATCTCTATTCCGCTGAATGGTTATTTGCGGCATGGCGACAGTATAAAGAACAGTAAAACTATCACTCCGGGCGATCTTCAGGTGATGAGCGCCGGAACGGGTATTTTCCATAGTGAGTTCAACGACAGTGCTGAACAGCAGCTTGAATTTCTGCAGATCTGGGTTTTTCCACGTGAAGAAAATACGGCTCCGAAGTATAATAACTATGATATACGTCCGCTATTGAAAAAGAACGAATTGTCGCTGGTACTTTCGCCGGACGGGGAAACACCTGCTGCGATCAATCAGGATGCTTGGTTTTCGATAGGAGAACTGGATGCCGGGCAGATTAAAGAATATAAGTTCCACCGTCAAGGTATGGGAGTATATCTTTTTGTCATTGAAGGAGAAGTAGAAGTAAGCAATACCGTTCTTTCCAGACGTGATGGTGCCGGTTTTTATGATACGGACAGCATTACCATAGAGGTGTTGAAAGATGCGAAGATTTTGTTAATGGAAGTTCCGATGCAGTAA
- the yajC gene encoding preprotein translocase subunit YajC, with the protein MNLVSIFLQAAGGQSQWSGILMMVVIVAIFYFFMIRPQQKKQKEIQKSREALKTGDKVITAGGIYGKIKEIGDTYMLIEISDGVRIRVDKTSIFASSEDAQQK; encoded by the coding sequence ATGAACTTAGTTAGTATTTTCCTACAGGCTGCCGGAGGCCAGTCACAGTGGTCAGGTATCCTTATGATGGTTGTTATTGTTGCAATCTTCTATTTTTTCATGATCCGTCCGCAACAGAAAAAGCAAAAAGAGATCCAGAAATCACGCGAAGCCTTAAAAACCGGTGATAAAGTAATCACAGCAGGAGGCATCTATGGTAAGATCAAAGAAATCGGTGACACCTATATGCTAATCGAAATTTCAGACGGTGTTCGTATACGTGTAGATAAGACTTCTATCTTTGCTTCTTCAGAAGACGCACAGCAAAAATAA
- a CDS encoding DUF362 domain-containing protein, whose protein sequence is MAYLISEDCIACGTCIDECPVGAISEGDIYHIDPEMCTDCGTCADACPTEAIHPVA, encoded by the coding sequence ATGGCTTATTTAATTAGTGAAGATTGTATTGCTTGCGGTACTTGCATCGACGAGTGTCCGGTAGGAGCTATCTCAGAAGGCGATATCTACCATATCGATCCTGAAATGTGTACAGATTGTGGTACTTGTGCAGACGCTTGTCCTACTGAAGCAATTCATCCGGTTGCATAA
- a CDS encoding DUF3276 family protein, with protein MDESVKKTQVEGGDKEILYSKAIKAGKRIYYLDVKKNLKDDLFLAVTESKKVQPKNGAQVSFEKHKIFLYKEDFEKFMEGMNDVINYIKQRNSDGLDAKTPDMEAKADDDSDDEIKLNIDF; from the coding sequence ATGGATGAGTCGGTGAAGAAAACACAGGTTGAAGGTGGCGATAAAGAGATTCTGTACTCTAAAGCTATAAAGGCAGGTAAGCGGATTTATTACCTGGATGTGAAGAAGAACTTAAAAGACGATTTGTTTCTGGCTGTAACCGAAAGTAAGAAGGTGCAGCCGAAGAATGGAGCACAAGTGTCTTTTGAGAAGCATAAGATTTTCCTTTATAAGGAGGATTTTGAAAAGTTTATGGAGGGAATGAATGATGTGATCAATTACATCAAACAGCGTAACTCTGACGGGTTGGACGCTAAGACCCCGGATATGGAGGCGAAGGCAGATGATGATTCGGATGATGAAATAAAACTGAATATCGATTTTTGA
- the porT gene encoding type IX secretion/gliding motility protein PorT/SprT: protein MRRLLFLLLVCSLALPSVMAQKEKVKNQPYADLKWLHLGFHVGLHAQDLLLTNTGVTTDGETWFAEIPSYSPGFSVGVIGDMYLNPYFNLRFVPTVHFGDKKFLFREQATGEEFTTSVRSTILSFPLDVKYSALRLNNYRPYLIGGVYGAMDLGRKKGMPILLKGADFGLEFGIGCDIYLPFFKLCPELKFCFGLVDLLAKNRNDLTDQELIKYPNSLSKATSRMVVLTFNFE, encoded by the coding sequence TTGAGACGTCTATTATTTCTATTATTGGTATGTAGCCTTGCCTTACCGAGTGTAATGGCGCAAAAAGAGAAGGTTAAGAATCAGCCGTATGCCGATTTGAAATGGCTCCATCTGGGGTTTCATGTCGGATTACATGCGCAGGATTTGTTGTTGACAAATACGGGTGTTACAACTGACGGTGAAACCTGGTTCGCTGAAATACCCAGTTATTCGCCGGGATTTAGTGTCGGAGTAATCGGGGATATGTATCTGAATCCCTATTTTAACCTGCGTTTTGTTCCTACTGTCCATTTCGGGGATAAGAAGTTTCTTTTCCGGGAGCAGGCGACAGGAGAGGAGTTTACTACCTCTGTTCGTTCTACCATACTAAGTTTTCCGTTGGATGTGAAGTATTCGGCTCTCCGGTTAAATAATTATCGACCTTACCTGATTGGCGGAGTATATGGAGCCATGGACCTCGGACGTAAGAAAGGAATGCCGATTTTACTTAAAGGAGCCGACTTCGGGTTGGAGTTTGGTATCGGGTGCGATATCTATCTGCCATTCTTTAAACTTTGTCCGGAATTGAAGTTTTGCTTCGGATTAGTGGATTTGTTGGCTAAAAACCGCAACGACCTGACTGATCAGGAACTGATCAAATACCCCAATTCATTATCGAAAGCGACCTCCCGTATGGTGGTATTGACGTTTAATTTCGAATAA
- the ftsH gene encoding ATP-dependent zinc metalloprotease FtsH: MENKNDMFNKTPKNNKPKMFRFNLYWMYGLIFMMLIALYLTNDSSASKELGWTEFQKLAQENVFDKMVVYNKKNLVEATVKSGQKGLVFKSDSSALGTNPKVYVKIPSADKFSDFYDKAVTDNHIDTQVRFEEGDDAIWNFLVSFGPIILIIAVWIFLMRRMSGGAGGGPGGVFSVGKAKAQLFDKDNDRKVTFKDVAGLSEAKQEVEEIVSFLKSPEKYTELGGKIPKGALLVGPPGTGKTLLAKAVAGEADVPFFSLSGSDFVEMFVGVGASRVRDLFRQAKEKSPCIVFIDEIDAVGRARGKNVNMNSNDERENTLNQLLTEMDGFGSNSGVIILAATNRADILDKALLRAGRFDRQISVELPDLNERKEIFGVHLRPIKIDESVDTEFLARQTPGFSGADIANVCNEAALIAARSGKKFVQKEDFMNAVDRIVGGLEKRTKITTADERNCIANHEAGHATLSWLLEHANPLVKVTIVPRGKALGAAWYLPEERQITTREQLLDEMCATLGGRAAEELFLGKISTGASNDLERVTKQAYAMVVYFGMSDNLPNLNYYDSTGQDWGFTKPYSEETSRMIDQEVQKIINEQYERAKKILSDNTEGHNKLAQVLLEREVIYTEDVEHIFGKRAWVSRSEEILELQEKANNSKQEQTTVDENDTQVSPADDNTAEKKV; this comes from the coding sequence ATGGAAAATAAAAACGACATGTTTAATAAAACACCGAAGAACAATAAGCCTAAAATGTTCCGGTTTAACCTGTACTGGATGTACGGGTTAATTTTCATGATGCTTATTGCTTTGTATCTGACTAACGATTCTTCGGCGTCAAAAGAACTGGGATGGACGGAATTTCAGAAGCTGGCTCAGGAAAACGTATTTGACAAAATGGTTGTCTATAACAAGAAAAACCTGGTTGAAGCGACAGTCAAAAGCGGACAAAAAGGATTAGTCTTTAAAAGCGACAGTTCAGCTTTAGGAACAAACCCGAAGGTATATGTAAAAATACCATCGGCAGACAAATTTTCCGATTTTTACGATAAAGCGGTTACCGATAACCACATTGACACCCAAGTACGCTTCGAAGAAGGAGATGATGCCATATGGAACTTTCTTGTTTCATTCGGACCGATCATCCTTATTATTGCCGTATGGATTTTCCTGATGCGGAGAATGTCCGGAGGTGCAGGTGGAGGTCCCGGTGGAGTTTTCAGCGTAGGCAAAGCTAAAGCACAATTATTCGACAAAGATAATGACCGGAAAGTAACATTTAAGGATGTAGCAGGATTATCTGAAGCCAAACAAGAGGTAGAAGAAATCGTTTCCTTCCTTAAAAGTCCGGAAAAATATACGGAATTGGGAGGTAAGATTCCTAAAGGAGCTTTATTAGTCGGTCCTCCGGGAACAGGTAAAACGTTACTGGCAAAGGCCGTAGCTGGTGAAGCTGATGTACCGTTCTTCTCTCTCTCCGGTTCCGATTTCGTTGAAATGTTTGTCGGTGTAGGAGCGTCACGTGTCCGTGACCTGTTCCGCCAGGCAAAAGAAAAATCACCCTGTATCGTGTTCATTGACGAAATTGATGCCGTAGGCCGTGCGCGTGGCAAAAACGTAAACATGAACAGTAACGATGAACGGGAAAATACGCTGAATCAGTTATTGACAGAAATGGACGGTTTCGGCTCCAACAGCGGTGTAATCATTCTGGCAGCGACTAACCGCGCCGATATTTTGGACAAGGCCTTACTTCGTGCCGGACGTTTCGACCGTCAAATCAGCGTAGAATTGCCCGACCTGAACGAGCGTAAAGAGATATTCGGAGTGCACCTACGTCCTATCAAAATAGACGAAAGTGTCGATACGGAATTTTTGGCTCGCCAGACTCCGGGATTTTCTGGTGCCGATATCGCTAATGTCTGTAATGAAGCGGCATTAATTGCCGCCCGCAGTGGTAAGAAATTTGTTCAGAAAGAAGACTTTATGAACGCTGTCGACCGTATCGTAGGTGGTTTGGAAAAACGAACCAAGATAACGACTGCCGACGAACGGAATTGTATAGCCAATCACGAGGCTGGCCACGCAACCTTAAGCTGGCTGCTTGAACACGCCAATCCGTTAGTAAAGGTTACCATTGTTCCAAGAGGCAAAGCGCTGGGTGCTGCATGGTATTTGCCGGAAGAACGTCAGATCACCACCCGCGAACAGTTACTCGACGAAATGTGTGCAACACTGGGAGGACGTGCGGCGGAAGAGTTATTCCTTGGTAAAATATCGACCGGAGCATCCAATGACCTGGAACGTGTGACGAAACAGGCCTACGCTATGGTTGTTTACTTTGGCATGAGTGATAATCTTCCTAACCTAAATTATTACGACTCAACCGGTCAAGACTGGGGATTCACTAAACCATATAGTGAAGAAACATCCCGTATGATCGACCAGGAAGTACAGAAGATCATCAACGAACAATATGAACGTGCAAAGAAAATTTTGTCCGACAATACAGAAGGACACAACAAACTGGCACAGGTATTATTGGAACGTGAAGTAATTTATACAGAAGACGTGGAACATATTTTTGGAAAACGAGCCTGGGTTTCGCGTTCGGAAGAGATTCTGGAATTACAGGAAAAAGCAAACAACAGTAAACAAGAACAGACAACTGTCGACGAAAATGACACACAGGTTTCGCCTGCAGATGACAATACGGCAGAAAAAAAGGTCTGA
- the rsfS gene encoding ribosome silencing factor produces the protein MDQTKELVQTIVEGLQEKKGKNIVTVDLTQLSGAVCQYMVICEGNTPTQVSALSDSVWDFARRNAGEKPLSIDGNQSSLWIGMDYGTVLVHIFTPEQREFYNLDNLWSDAKVTQIPNLD, from the coding sequence ATGGATCAAACAAAAGAATTAGTACAAACAATTGTAGAAGGTCTACAAGAAAAAAAAGGCAAAAATATTGTAACCGTAGATTTAACCCAGCTATCTGGGGCAGTATGCCAATACATGGTTATCTGTGAAGGTAATACTCCTACCCAAGTATCAGCCCTGTCCGATTCAGTATGGGATTTTGCGCGTAGAAATGCGGGTGAAAAACCACTATCTATCGACGGCAATCAAAGCTCCCTATGGATAGGTATGGATTATGGCACGGTTCTTGTACACATATTTACGCCGGAACAACGTGAGTTCTATAATCTGGATAACCTATGGTCTGACGCTAAAGTCACCCAGATTCCGAATCTCGACTAA
- the nusB gene encoding transcription antitermination factor NusB: protein MINRILIRIKVLQIVYSFYQNGNSDLKVAENELLFSLRKSYDLYHYFLLLIIEVTNLQKRTLDAKKSKYMPTHAELNPNTRLIDNRFAAQIAENAALQKYVAEQGISWANDEEFIKNILDIILTSDLYSEYIDNENDSYETDKEFWRCVFKKLICGNEVIEDFLEDKSIYWNDDIEIVETFTLKTIKKFEEKNGSKQELLPMFKDLEDHSFAIKLFRQTLLKGDEYRERINKHMKNWETERIANMDLIIMQVALAEIMTFPSIPINVTLNEYIDTAKYYSTPKSGNFINGILDSIVSELKKEKVLLKD from the coding sequence ATGATCAACAGAATTTTAATCCGCATTAAAGTTTTACAGATAGTATACTCATTCTATCAAAATGGAAACAGTGACCTCAAAGTTGCGGAAAATGAATTGCTTTTCAGCTTACGGAAATCGTATGATTTGTATCATTATTTCCTCCTCCTTATTATTGAAGTCACCAATTTACAGAAGCGGACACTTGACGCTAAAAAGAGCAAGTACATGCCGACTCATGCGGAGTTGAATCCCAACACTCGTCTGATAGACAATCGCTTCGCGGCTCAGATTGCCGAAAACGCAGCACTTCAGAAGTATGTGGCAGAGCAAGGCATATCCTGGGCAAACGATGAAGAGTTCATTAAAAATATACTCGACATCATTCTGACTTCTGATTTATACAGTGAATATATTGACAACGAGAATGATTCTTATGAAACAGATAAGGAATTCTGGCGTTGCGTATTCAAAAAACTGATTTGTGGAAACGAAGTTATCGAAGATTTCCTGGAAGATAAGAGTATCTACTGGAATGATGATATCGAAATTGTTGAAACGTTCACTTTAAAAACAATCAAAAAATTTGAGGAAAAGAACGGAAGCAAGCAAGAATTATTACCAATGTTCAAAGACTTGGAAGATCATTCCTTTGCTATCAAACTATTCCGCCAGACATTATTGAAAGGTGACGAATACCGCGAACGCATCAACAAGCATATGAAAAATTGGGAAACAGAGCGTATTGCCAATATGGATCTGATCATCATGCAGGTTGCTCTGGCTGAAATCATGACTTTTCCATCGATCCCTATTAATGTAACACTAAACGAATACATCGATACTGCAAAATACTATAGCACACCTAAAAGTGGTAACTTCATCAACGGAATTTTAGATTCTATCGTATCGGAGTTAAAAAAAGAAAAGGTATTGCTCAAAGATTAA